One genomic segment of Agromyces intestinalis includes these proteins:
- a CDS encoding LLM class flavin-dependent oxidoreductase → MPRIGAIFQPAFPPERFRSVVESAEEAGVPELWLWEDCFRESAFAAASAALAWTDRLKVGIGIAPMPLRNVALTAMEIATVERLFPGRIIPGVGHGVLDWMGQVGARVASPLTLMREYVPALRSLLAGDEVTTDGRYVRLDRVRLDWPPATAPAVLAAGEGPKTLHLTGEVADGTIIPAGASTDRIAASAETVAGGWSAAGRDGAPEIVVFLVAGFGGDEARERAIADLRAWNPNADASLVATGGVDDVVATVQRYAAAGATSVILQPAQDEPDLEGFSARVGEVATLIG, encoded by the coding sequence ATGCCTCGCATCGGAGCCATCTTCCAGCCCGCCTTCCCGCCCGAGCGCTTCCGCTCCGTCGTCGAGTCGGCCGAGGAGGCCGGCGTTCCCGAGCTCTGGCTGTGGGAGGACTGCTTTCGCGAATCGGCGTTCGCCGCGGCATCCGCCGCCCTCGCCTGGACCGACCGCCTGAAGGTCGGCATCGGCATCGCGCCCATGCCGCTGCGCAACGTCGCGCTCACCGCGATGGAGATCGCGACCGTCGAGCGGCTGTTCCCCGGGCGCATCATCCCCGGCGTCGGGCACGGCGTGCTCGACTGGATGGGGCAGGTCGGCGCGCGCGTCGCCTCGCCGCTGACGCTCATGCGCGAGTACGTGCCCGCGCTGCGGTCGCTGCTGGCCGGCGACGAGGTCACGACCGACGGCCGGTACGTGCGGCTCGACCGGGTGCGGCTCGACTGGCCGCCCGCGACCGCTCCCGCAGTGCTCGCCGCCGGCGAGGGGCCGAAGACCCTGCACCTGACGGGCGAGGTCGCCGACGGCACGATCATCCCCGCGGGCGCGTCGACCGATCGCATCGCGGCGTCGGCCGAGACGGTCGCCGGCGGATGGTCTGCCGCGGGCCGCGACGGGGCGCCCGAGATCGTGGTGTTCCTGGTCGCCGGGTTCGGCGGCGACGAGGCGCGCGAGCGCGCGATCGCCGACCTGCGGGCGTGGAACCCGAACGCCGACGCGTCGCTCGTCGCGACGGGCGGCGTCGATGACGTCGTGGCGACGGTGCAGCGCTACGCCGCGGCCGGGGCGACCTCGGTGATCCTGCAGCCCGCTCAGGACGAGCCCGACCTCGAGGGGTTCTCGGCACGGGTCGGCGAGGTCGCGACGCTCATCGGCTGA
- a CDS encoding ATP-dependent DNA ligase: MLLDELVTTTEAVASTRSRLAKVAALADLLARLEADEIAPAVGFLTGRPRQGRVGVGWRGIGGAMGDAADAASLTVSDLDAALDDLASRAGGGPASERAATLRALTARATDREQDFIARVILGELRTGALEGVLLDAVARAADRSVASVRRAAMLSGDLGATARIALTGSAAELDAVGLVVGRPVLPMLAATAPTAADAVGQTGEASVEFKLDGARIQAHRHGDEVRVFTRNLADITHRLPEVVDVVRSLPVRDAILDGETLSLDESGAPRPFQDTMARFGADASREAVLHPWFFDVLHVDGRDLIDEPLSARLAELERVAPDHRIPGVVTADAAIAEQVSRDALAAGHEGVVVKAIDSTYAAGRRGSSWVKVKPVHTYDLVVLACEWGSGRRTGWLSNLHLGARDPDGEFGDPGGFVMVGKTFKGLTDDLLRWQTERFPEIEVRRTANTVWVAPVTVVEIAIDGVQRSSRYPGGVALRFARVKRYRDDKDAGEADTIGTLRALLRG; this comes from the coding sequence GTGCTGCTCGACGAGCTCGTCACGACGACCGAGGCGGTCGCCTCCACTCGCTCGCGCCTGGCCAAGGTCGCGGCGCTCGCCGACCTGCTCGCGCGGCTCGAGGCCGACGAGATCGCACCGGCGGTCGGGTTCCTCACGGGCCGCCCCCGTCAGGGCAGGGTCGGGGTCGGGTGGCGCGGCATCGGCGGCGCGATGGGCGATGCGGCGGATGCTGCGAGCCTCACGGTCTCCGACCTCGACGCCGCGCTCGATGACCTCGCGAGCCGTGCCGGCGGCGGGCCCGCGTCCGAGCGTGCCGCGACGCTGCGCGCGCTGACGGCCAGGGCCACCGACCGCGAACAGGACTTCATCGCCCGAGTGATCCTCGGCGAGTTGCGCACCGGCGCGCTCGAGGGCGTGCTGCTCGACGCCGTGGCGCGCGCCGCCGACCGGTCGGTCGCCTCGGTTCGGCGCGCCGCGATGCTCTCGGGCGATCTCGGTGCGACCGCCCGCATCGCACTCACCGGGTCGGCGGCCGAGCTCGACGCGGTCGGGCTCGTGGTCGGGCGGCCCGTGCTGCCGATGCTCGCTGCGACCGCGCCGACGGCGGCGGACGCGGTCGGGCAGACCGGCGAGGCATCCGTGGAGTTCAAGCTCGACGGCGCGCGCATCCAGGCCCACCGGCACGGCGACGAGGTGCGGGTGTTCACTCGCAACCTCGCCGACATCACGCATCGCCTGCCCGAAGTGGTCGATGTGGTGCGATCGCTGCCCGTGCGCGATGCGATCCTCGACGGCGAGACGCTGTCGCTCGACGAGAGCGGCGCGCCGCGGCCCTTCCAAGACACGATGGCGAGGTTCGGCGCCGATGCGAGCCGCGAGGCGGTGCTGCATCCGTGGTTCTTCGACGTGCTGCACGTCGATGGGCGCGACCTGATCGACGAACCGCTGTCGGCGCGCCTGGCCGAGCTCGAGCGCGTCGCACCCGACCACCGCATTCCCGGCGTGGTCACCGCCGACGCCGCGATCGCCGAACAGGTCTCGCGCGACGCGCTCGCCGCCGGGCACGAGGGCGTGGTCGTGAAGGCCATCGACTCGACGTACGCGGCCGGGCGCCGCGGCTCGAGCTGGGTGAAGGTCAAGCCTGTGCACACCTACGACCTGGTCGTGCTCGCGTGCGAGTGGGGGTCGGGGCGGCGCACCGGGTGGCTGTCGAACCTGCACCTCGGCGCGCGCGACCCCGACGGCGAGTTCGGCGATCCGGGCGGGTTCGTCATGGTCGGCAAGACGTTCAAGGGCCTCACCGACGACCTGCTGCGCTGGCAGACCGAGCGGTTCCCCGAGATCGAGGTGCGTCGCACCGCGAACACGGTGTGGGTCGCGCCGGTCACCGTCGTCGAGATCGCGATCGACGGTGTGCAGCGGTCGAGCCGCTACCCGGGCGGGGTCGCCCTGCGGTTCGCGCGTGTCAAGCGCTACCGCGACGACAAGGACGCGGGCGAGGCCGACACCATCGGCACGCTTCGAGCGCTGCTGCGCGGCTGA
- a CDS encoding MFS transporter codes for MNTAFRWLWLGAGSANLADGILLTALPLIALAAGASPAEVGLVVTAATIAWPLFGLHAGWIVDRVAAPRLLAIVSAARVLAFGALAVAVVAQVGIVPLVIAVAVLYGLAETLVDTALIAAVPRVVARDRLTGANARLEATVNIANQLAGPPLAGVLVAVSSAVAVVAGGALYAVAGIAALLLARSRPAAAWRATSGETSDSETSDTTPRVRDGIAFLWRHPLQRPLTLLTAAMSLVWGAWASVFVLYAVAPGPLGLDTAAYGWMLAAMAAGGIAASAVTARLERRLGTVALLVLDLVGTIALVLPAALGAGAWLVLAGLVVAGAGSSVWRILVAVIRQRTTPAALIGRVYAASRVVSWGALPLGSAFAAFGASTLGVDAVLGISSAVAIGVAVWFAAIWGRMSRLVRAAEHTAAPAPAATQPMSVATSPTRAENPSRSGSS; via the coding sequence ATGAACACCGCATTCCGATGGCTCTGGCTCGGCGCCGGCAGCGCCAACCTCGCCGACGGCATCCTGCTCACCGCACTGCCGCTCATCGCGCTCGCGGCGGGCGCGTCCCCCGCCGAGGTCGGGCTCGTGGTCACCGCAGCCACCATCGCCTGGCCCCTGTTCGGCCTGCACGCCGGCTGGATCGTCGACCGGGTCGCCGCGCCGAGGCTGCTCGCGATCGTCTCGGCAGCGCGCGTGCTCGCGTTCGGCGCACTCGCGGTCGCCGTCGTCGCGCAGGTGGGGATCGTGCCGCTGGTCATCGCGGTCGCGGTGCTGTACGGCCTCGCCGAGACGCTCGTCGACACCGCGCTCATCGCCGCAGTGCCGCGGGTCGTCGCGCGCGACCGCCTCACCGGTGCGAACGCGAGACTCGAGGCCACCGTCAACATCGCGAACCAGCTCGCCGGCCCTCCCCTCGCGGGCGTGCTCGTCGCGGTCTCCTCGGCCGTCGCCGTGGTCGCGGGCGGCGCGCTGTACGCGGTCGCCGGCATCGCCGCGCTGCTGCTGGCCCGTTCCCGGCCCGCGGCCGCCTGGCGCGCCACATCGGGCGAGACATCCGACAGCGAGACATCCGACACGACCCCGCGCGTGCGCGACGGCATCGCCTTCCTGTGGCGCCACCCGCTGCAGCGCCCACTGACGCTCCTGACCGCCGCGATGAGCCTCGTGTGGGGTGCGTGGGCGTCGGTGTTCGTGCTCTACGCCGTCGCTCCGGGCCCGCTCGGGCTCGACACCGCAGCCTACGGGTGGATGCTCGCCGCGATGGCCGCCGGCGGCATCGCGGCCTCGGCCGTGACGGCCCGCCTCGAGCGGCGCCTCGGCACGGTCGCACTGCTCGTGCTCGACCTCGTCGGAACGATCGCGCTCGTGCTGCCCGCCGCCCTCGGCGCCGGCGCCTGGCTCGTGCTGGCGGGGCTCGTCGTCGCCGGCGCGGGCTCGAGCGTGTGGCGCATCCTCGTGGCCGTGATCCGCCAGCGCACGACGCCGGCGGCGCTCATCGGTCGTGTCTACGCGGCGTCGCGCGTCGTGAGCTGGGGCGCGCTGCCACTGGGTTCCGCATTCGCGGCGTTCGGCGCCTCGACGCTCGGCGTCGACGCGGTGCTCGGCATCTCGAGCGCGGTCGCGATCGGCGTCGCCGTCTGGTTCGCGGCGATCTGGGGCCGGATGTCACGACTCGTGCGTGCGGCCGAGCACACCGCAGCGCCCGCCCCGGCTGCCACTCAGCCGATGAGCGTCGCGACCTCGCCGACCCGTGCCGAGAACCCCTCGAGGTCGGGCTCGTCCTGA
- a CDS encoding pyridoxamine 5'-phosphate oxidase family protein codes for MTGAFDDETDEREPTRRLDKEECWQRIVASPFGRIATTAAGEVDIFPVNHGVDGETIVFRTAPGSKLLEIMVHSHVAFEVDGYSDSEAWSVVAKGDAEEFTSEHEIESAERLGVRPWAPEHKDRWVRITVTEVHGRSFRR; via the coding sequence ATGACCGGTGCATTCGACGACGAGACCGACGAGCGCGAGCCGACGAGACGACTCGACAAAGAGGAGTGCTGGCAGCGCATCGTGGCCTCCCCGTTCGGGCGCATCGCGACGACCGCAGCGGGTGAGGTCGACATCTTCCCCGTCAACCACGGGGTCGACGGCGAGACGATCGTGTTCCGCACGGCACCCGGGTCGAAGCTGCTCGAGATCATGGTGCACTCGCACGTCGCCTTCGAGGTCGACGGCTACAGCGACTCCGAGGCGTGGAGCGTGGTCGCGAAGGGCGACGCCGAGGAGTTCACGTCCGAGCACGAGATCGAGTCCGCCGAGCGGCTCGGTGTGCGGCCGTGGGCACCCGAGCACAAGGACCGCTGGGTGCGCATCACGGTCACCGAGGTGCACGGGCGGTCGTTCCGGCGCTGA
- a CDS encoding SDR family oxidoreductase: MKIAVAGGTGLLGTKVVRVARERGHEVVVLSRATGVDLVSGEGLADALAGVDAVIDVSNRTTLKADDAVAFFTTATRSLHTAEQAAGVGHHVALSIVGVDRAPYAYYAGKLAQEREVESGQVPWTLLRATQFHEFAEQMLDRFSFAGLHLAPTARTQPVAADDVAARLVDLAEGEPAGRVADLAGPREEQLVDMVRKVAAARGLRGPVVPITVPGKQMAAMRRGDVLAGPGAQLTTLSFDEWLAAPPAN; the protein is encoded by the coding sequence ATGAAGATCGCCGTCGCCGGAGGAACCGGGCTGCTGGGCACCAAGGTCGTGCGCGTCGCGCGCGAGCGCGGGCACGAGGTCGTCGTGCTGTCGCGAGCGACGGGGGTCGACCTCGTCAGCGGCGAGGGCCTGGCCGACGCGCTCGCCGGCGTCGATGCCGTCATCGACGTGAGCAACCGCACCACGCTGAAAGCCGACGACGCGGTCGCGTTCTTCACGACCGCGACCCGTTCGCTGCACACCGCCGAACAGGCCGCCGGCGTCGGCCACCACGTCGCGCTCTCGATCGTCGGCGTCGATCGGGCGCCGTACGCGTATTACGCGGGCAAGCTCGCGCAGGAGCGCGAGGTCGAGTCGGGTCAGGTGCCCTGGACGCTGCTGCGGGCGACGCAGTTCCACGAGTTCGCCGAGCAGATGCTCGACCGGTTCTCGTTCGCCGGCCTGCACCTCGCGCCGACGGCGCGCACCCAGCCGGTCGCGGCCGACGACGTCGCGGCGCGGCTCGTCGACCTCGCCGAGGGTGAGCCGGCCGGTCGGGTCGCCGACCTCGCGGGGCCCCGCGAGGAGCAGCTCGTCGACATGGTGCGCAAGGTGGCCGCGGCGCGCGGCCTGCGCGGTCCGGTCGTGCCGATCACCGTGCCCGGCAAGCAGATGGCCGCGATGCGGCGCGGCGACGTGCTGGCGGGCCCCGGCGCGCAGCTCACCACCCTCTCGTTCGATGAGTGGCTCGCCGCGCCGCCGGCGAACTGA
- a CDS encoding 3-methyladenine DNA glycosylase has translation MTPTEWRAREAAHAARADALTAARRERTSRGATHPVEDFLFTYYAYSPGLLRRWHPGAGVELPDAAGEPRAAWRWYAPGSAPGSLVVDDAAVRAEKAPMLRSIEKILRLTAARPASFGCFGLHEWAMVYRQAEHRHAVPLRLGRAGTDEVVETHDLRCTHIDAFRFFTPEAVPRNRFAPTRETQPELEQPGCLHAGMDVYKWAVKLGPLVPGELLLDAFELARDIRTLDMEASPYDAAAWGGVPVRIETPEGKAEYVRRQRRFAERANALRERLLTAAFPA, from the coding sequence GTGACCCCGACCGAATGGCGCGCCCGTGAGGCCGCGCACGCGGCGCGCGCCGATGCGCTCACCGCCGCGCGCCGCGAACGCACCTCGCGCGGAGCGACGCATCCGGTCGAGGACTTCCTGTTCACCTACTACGCCTACTCGCCGGGCCTGCTGCGTCGCTGGCATCCCGGCGCCGGTGTCGAGCTCCCCGACGCCGCCGGCGAACCGCGCGCCGCCTGGCGCTGGTACGCGCCGGGTTCCGCGCCCGGATCGCTCGTCGTCGACGACGCCGCCGTGCGCGCCGAGAAGGCCCCGATGCTGCGGTCGATCGAGAAGATCCTGCGGCTCACGGCCGCCCGCCCCGCATCGTTCGGATGCTTCGGGCTGCACGAGTGGGCGATGGTCTACCGGCAGGCCGAGCACCGACATGCGGTGCCGTTGCGGCTCGGTCGGGCCGGCACCGATGAGGTCGTCGAGACGCACGACCTGCGCTGCACCCACATCGACGCGTTCCGCTTCTTCACGCCCGAAGCGGTGCCGCGCAATCGGTTCGCGCCGACCCGCGAGACCCAGCCCGAACTCGAGCAGCCCGGCTGCCTGCACGCCGGCATGGACGTCTACAAGTGGGCGGTGAAGCTCGGTCCGCTCGTGCCGGGCGAGCTCCTGCTCGACGCGTTCGAGCTGGCCCGTGACATCCGCACCCTCGACATGGAGGCGTCGCCCTACGACGCGGCCGCCTGGGGCGGCGTGCCCGTGCGCATCGAGACACCGGAGGGCAAAGCCGAGTACGTGCGCCGGCAGCGCCGGTTCGCCGAGCGCGCGAACGCGCTGCGTGAACGCCTGCTCACCGCGGCGTTCCCGGCCTGA
- a CDS encoding carbohydrate ABC transporter permease: protein MTTMSHPSTALRPPNAAPSGRPRRPRRVNRNEWKGLAFTAPFLIVFLLVFIAPVAYSIWLSLFREQLVGGNAFVGLQNYAQLLEDPQFWDGFLRVLLFLVVQVPIMLAIALVAALAIDSARLHASGFFRIAVFLPYAVPAVVAVLMWGFIYGDKFGLVGNVNDWLGASAIAPFARDWILVSIGNIVTWEFVGYNMLIFYSALKVIPTELYEAAAIDGAGPTRVITAIKIPALRGAIVIATIFSIIGSFQLFNEPNILRTLAPNIITTFFTPNMYAYNLSFAGQQYNYSATVAIVMGVITAVIAYVVQLRGSRKEVR, encoded by the coding sequence ATGACGACGATGTCCCACCCCTCGACCGCGCTGCGGCCCCCGAACGCGGCGCCATCGGGGCGACCGCGTCGGCCCCGGCGGGTGAACCGCAACGAGTGGAAGGGCCTCGCGTTCACCGCGCCGTTCCTCATCGTGTTCCTGCTCGTGTTCATCGCACCGGTCGCGTACTCGATCTGGCTCAGCCTGTTCCGCGAACAACTGGTGGGCGGCAACGCTTTCGTGGGCCTCCAGAACTACGCGCAGCTGCTCGAGGATCCCCAGTTCTGGGACGGCTTCCTCCGGGTCCTCCTGTTCCTCGTCGTCCAAGTGCCGATCATGCTCGCGATCGCCCTCGTCGCGGCCCTCGCCATCGACAGCGCCCGGCTGCACGCATCGGGGTTCTTCCGCATCGCGGTCTTCCTGCCGTACGCGGTGCCCGCCGTCGTCGCGGTGCTCATGTGGGGGTTCATCTACGGCGACAAGTTCGGACTCGTCGGCAACGTGAACGACTGGCTCGGAGCATCCGCCATCGCCCCCTTCGCGCGCGACTGGATCCTCGTCTCGATCGGCAACATCGTGACCTGGGAGTTCGTCGGCTACAACATGCTGATCTTCTACTCGGCGCTGAAGGTGATCCCGACCGAGCTCTACGAAGCCGCAGCGATCGACGGCGCCGGGCCGACCCGGGTCATCACCGCCATCAAGATCCCGGCACTGCGCGGGGCCATCGTGATCGCGACGATCTTCTCGATCATCGGCAGCTTCCAGCTCTTCAACGAGCCGAACATCCTGCGCACGCTCGCACCGAACATCATCACGACGTTCTTCACCCCGAACATGTACGCCTACAACCTGTCGTTCGCGGGCCAGCAGTACAACTACTCGGCGACGGTCGCGATCGTCATGGGCGTGATCACCGCGGTGATCGCGTACGTCGTGCAGCTGCGCGGTTCGCGCAAGGAGGTGCGATGA
- a CDS encoding LacI family DNA-binding transcriptional regulator, whose translation MADVAREAGVSGQTVSRVANGRDNVDAETRERVLDAMQKVGYRPNSAARALRSGRFHSIGVIMFTLSSFGNMRTLDAIAEAAAASGYSITLIPVAHPTQGEVSGAMRRLSEEAVDGIIIIVEVHLLDERDVVLPAELPVVVVDSTAGDRYPVVDTDQAHGARLATEHLLALGHRTVHHVGGPERSYSATHRREAWEATLREHGAEVPPPLVGDWSSESGHAHGLALASDPDVTAIFAANDQMALGVLRALHESGRRVPEDVSVVGFDDMEEARSYWPPLTTVRQFFDEVGRRSVEALLHEVESGERRASALVRTALVVRESTAPPPDTNRP comes from the coding sequence ATGGCCGACGTCGCCCGTGAGGCCGGCGTCTCCGGGCAGACCGTCTCGCGCGTGGCGAACGGCCGCGACAACGTCGACGCCGAGACGCGTGAACGCGTGCTCGACGCGATGCAGAAAGTCGGCTACCGCCCGAACAGCGCGGCGCGCGCCCTGCGCAGCGGCCGGTTCCACAGCATCGGCGTGATCATGTTCACCCTCTCGAGCTTCGGCAACATGCGCACGCTCGACGCGATCGCCGAGGCCGCCGCGGCATCCGGCTACTCGATCACGCTCATCCCGGTCGCGCACCCCACGCAGGGCGAGGTGTCGGGTGCGATGCGACGCCTCAGCGAAGAAGCCGTCGACGGCATCATCATCATCGTCGAGGTGCACCTGCTCGACGAGCGCGACGTGGTGCTGCCCGCCGAGCTGCCGGTCGTGGTCGTCGACTCGACCGCCGGCGACCGCTACCCCGTCGTCGACACCGACCAGGCGCACGGCGCACGGCTGGCGACCGAACACCTGCTCGCCCTCGGCCACCGCACCGTGCACCACGTCGGCGGCCCCGAACGCTCGTACTCGGCCACCCATCGCCGCGAGGCGTGGGAGGCGACGCTGCGCGAGCACGGCGCGGAGGTGCCGCCCCCGCTCGTCGGCGACTGGTCGAGCGAGTCGGGTCACGCGCACGGGCTCGCCCTGGCATCCGACCCCGACGTGACCGCGATCTTCGCTGCGAACGACCAGATGGCCCTCGGGGTGCTGCGCGCCTTGCACGAGTCGGGCCGCCGCGTGCCTGAGGACGTCAGCGTCGTCGGGTTCGACGACATGGAGGAGGCACGCAGCTACTGGCCGCCGCTGACGACGGTGCGCCAGTTCTTCGACGAGGTCGGTCGGCGATCGGTCGAGGCGCTGCTGCACGAGGTCGAGAGCGGCGAGCGACGTGCCAGCGCCCTCGTCCGCACCGCGCTCGTGGTGCGCGAGAGCACCGCGCCGCCGCCGGACACGAATCGACCGTGA
- a CDS encoding SLC13 family permease — translation MNWQLLVVLAMLIAAVAMFAINRPRMDVVAVLVLVALPLTGVLTVPETLAGFADPNVVLIAALFVIGEGLSRTGLTYRLGDWLSARAGSSSTRLLVLLMLSVAVLGAFMSSTGVVAIFIPVVVSISARLGISPRMLMMPLSFAALISGMLTLIATAPNLVVDAELRRAGADGFGFFSVTPFGLVVLALGIGYMLVAGRFLGSDRDDDAGPQRRTYEHLIGEYRLADRERRLKVGRRSRLIGRSVEQTGLARDHGMRVIAIERRRWFQRRLEVTAGVGGAVLHRGDVLFVDVFGATDDLPPRLRSLGLEQLPLEDGFLTELSREVGLGEVILPPNSAALGRTVGELRTRDDHRVEVIGLRRGSTAVSGVLAAERVRLGDTLLVVGAWSDVQRLGSRSDDFVALELPAEVSENSPAANRAPFALLSVAVMVVLMVTGIVPNVIAALIACLLMGLFGCIDMPSAYRSIHWPTLLLIAGMLPFALALERTGGIDLAVSALTSTLGQGNPILLLAGLFITTAVIGLFVSNTATAVLMGPVAIATADHLGASPLPFAMVVVLAASAAFMTPVSSPVNTLVLGPGRYRFADFLKIGTPFTVVVLIVAVTMVPWLLPLYPNG, via the coding sequence GTGAACTGGCAACTGCTGGTGGTGCTCGCGATGCTGATCGCCGCGGTCGCGATGTTCGCGATCAACCGGCCGCGGATGGACGTCGTCGCGGTGCTGGTGCTGGTCGCGCTGCCGCTGACCGGGGTGCTCACCGTGCCCGAGACGCTGGCCGGCTTCGCCGATCCGAACGTCGTGCTCATCGCGGCGTTGTTCGTCATCGGCGAAGGGCTCTCGCGCACCGGCCTGACGTACCGGCTCGGCGACTGGCTCTCGGCGAGGGCCGGAAGCAGCAGCACCCGCCTGCTCGTGCTGCTGATGCTGAGCGTGGCGGTGCTCGGCGCGTTCATGAGCTCGACGGGCGTCGTCGCGATCTTCATCCCGGTGGTCGTCAGCATCTCGGCCCGGCTCGGCATCTCGCCGCGCATGCTGATGATGCCGCTCAGCTTCGCCGCCCTCATCAGCGGCATGCTCACCCTCATCGCGACCGCGCCGAACCTGGTCGTCGACGCCGAACTCCGGCGCGCCGGCGCCGACGGATTCGGCTTCTTCAGCGTGACGCCGTTCGGGCTCGTGGTGCTCGCGCTCGGCATCGGGTACATGCTGGTGGCCGGGCGGTTCCTCGGCTCCGACCGCGACGACGACGCCGGGCCGCAACGGCGCACCTACGAGCATCTGATCGGCGAGTACCGCCTCGCCGACCGTGAGCGTCGGCTCAAGGTCGGCCGGCGTTCACGGCTCATCGGTCGGAGCGTCGAGCAGACCGGGCTCGCGCGAGATCACGGCATGCGCGTGATCGCCATCGAGCGCCGGCGCTGGTTCCAACGCAGGCTGGAAGTGACCGCGGGGGTCGGGGGTGCGGTGCTTCACCGGGGCGATGTGCTCTTCGTCGATGTGTTCGGGGCGACCGACGACCTGCCGCCGCGGTTGCGCTCGCTCGGGCTCGAGCAGCTGCCGCTCGAGGACGGGTTCCTCACCGAGCTCTCCCGCGAGGTCGGGCTCGGCGAGGTCATCCTGCCGCCGAACTCGGCGGCGCTCGGGCGCACCGTGGGCGAGCTGCGCACTCGCGACGACCACCGCGTCGAGGTGATCGGCCTGCGGCGCGGTTCGACCGCCGTCTCGGGCGTCCTGGCCGCTGAGCGGGTGCGGCTCGGCGACACCCTGCTCGTGGTCGGCGCGTGGAGCGACGTGCAGCGACTCGGGTCGCGCAGCGACGACTTCGTCGCCCTCGAACTGCCGGCCGAGGTGAGCGAGAACTCGCCGGCCGCGAACCGGGCGCCGTTCGCGCTGCTCAGCGTCGCGGTCATGGTCGTGCTCATGGTCACGGGCATCGTGCCGAATGTCATCGCCGCGCTCATCGCGTGCCTGCTGATGGGGCTGTTCGGCTGCATCGACATGCCGAGCGCGTACCGTTCGATCCACTGGCCGACGCTGCTGCTCATCGCCGGCATGCTGCCGTTCGCGCTCGCTCTCGAGCGCACGGGCGGCATCGACCTCGCCGTGTCCGCGTTGACCTCGACGCTCGGGCAGGGCAACCCGATCCTGCTGCTAGCCGGACTCTTCATCACGACCGCGGTGATCGGTCTGTTCGTGTCGAACACGGCGACGGCGGTGCTCATGGGTCCGGTCGCCATCGCCACGGCCGACCACCTCGGTGCCTCGCCATTGCCGTTCGCGATGGTCGTCGTGCTCGCCGCGTCGGCGGCGTTCATGACGCCGGTGTCGTCGCCGGTCAACACGCTCGTGCTCGGGCCGGGCCGATACCGGTTCGCCGACTTCCTGAAGATCGGTACGCCGTTCACCGTCGTCGTGCTCATCGTGGCGGTCACGATGGTGCCGTGGCTCCTGCCGCTCTATCCGAACGGGTGA
- a CDS encoding CGNR zinc finger domain-containing protein produces the protein MEFEHVGNAECLELANTIPDRSEGGARDWLADPAVATAWAASLEFEPARPFTTADLASLADLRDAVHTAFAALADGASVPHAALATVTEAHAAGLGRFGYVARDGAGTHGAATRDGAVTRDWPARWTADALAARFAESAVAELTGDRLDRLKACPSCGWLFIDTSRNGGRRWCSMRTCGSRDKALRHYRRRHTVADA, from the coding sequence ATGGAGTTCGAACACGTCGGCAACGCGGAGTGCCTCGAGCTCGCCAACACGATCCCCGACCGCAGCGAGGGCGGCGCGCGCGACTGGCTCGCCGACCCCGCGGTCGCGACCGCGTGGGCGGCCTCGCTCGAGTTCGAGCCCGCGCGCCCGTTCACGACCGCCGACCTCGCGTCGCTCGCCGACCTGCGCGACGCGGTGCACACCGCGTTCGCCGCGCTGGCCGACGGGGCATCCGTGCCGCACGCCGCCCTCGCGACCGTCACCGAGGCGCACGCGGCCGGGCTCGGGCGTTTCGGGTACGTCGCGCGCGACGGCGCGGGCACGCACGGTGCCGCCACTCGCGACGGCGCGGTCACCCGAGATTGGCCCGCCCGGTGGACCGCCGACGCGCTCGCCGCCCGGTTCGCCGAGTCGGCTGTAGCCGAACTCACGGGCGACCGGCTCGACCGGCTGAAGGCGTGCCCGAGCTGCGGGTGGCTCTTCATCGACACGAGCCGCAACGGCGGTCGACGCTGGTGCTCGATGCGCACCTGCGGCTCGCGCGACAAGGCCCTGCGGCACTACCGACGCCGGCACACCGTCGCCGACGCGTGA